TCTAGATCCACATCCTTGTCGCTGGTGCTGCGCACCACGCCGTGCACGCCGCCCGCCGTAACGATGGCGTCGCCCGGCTGCAGGGAATTCTGGAGGGCCTGCATCTCATTTTGGCGCTGGCGCTGCTTTCGCATGGCCATAAACGAGGGAACGACGAAGAGGATGCCAATAATGATGAGAATGATGATTTCCATAGCACCCTAGTGTGCCAGACGGCGGTGTGCACAGAAACCCCAAGGGGGCATCGCCAAGCAGGCTAGCCCCTGAATTAAAACAGACCGGCTGCACCCTCCGGCGGGGTAAGCCCTAGGTGCCGCCATGCTGCAGCGGTAGCTACGCGGCCGCGTCCAGTGCGCGCCACCATCCCGGCACGCACCAGGTAAGGCTCACACACCTCCTCGACCGTCGAGGGTTCCTCGCCCACTGCAATGGCCAGCGTGCTCACGCCAACCGGTCCACCGCCGTGCCCCTTAATCAAGGCATTGAGCACCGCGCGGTCGAGGCGGTCAAGTCCCATGTCATCTACGTCAAAGACTTCGAGCGCTCCTTGGGCCGCGCTGAGATCAATCAGGCCGGTGCCATTGACCTCGGCATAGTCACGCACGCGGCGCAGCAAACGGTTAGCAATACGCGGGGTTCCGCGCGACCGCGAGCCAATTTCTACCGCCGCATCGTGGTCAATGTCCACGTCCAAGATGTGGGCGGCGCGCTTGATCACCTGGGTGAGATCGGCCGTGTCGTAGTACTCCATCTGCGCGGTGAAACCGAAGCGGTCGCGCAATGGGCCGGTGAGCATGCCGGCACGCGTAGTCGCGCCGACCAAGGTAAAAGGCGGGATCTCTAGCGGAATGGAAGTAGCGCCAGGCCCCTTGCCCACAATGACGTCAATGCGGAAGTCCTCCATTGCCATGTACAGCATTTCTTCTGCTGGCCGGGCAATACGGTGGATCTCATCGATGAACAAGACATCGCCTTCCATCAGGTTGGAAAGCATTGCGGCCAAATCACCGGCGCGCTCCAAAGCGGGCCCGGAAGTCATACGCAGCGAGGTGCCCAGCTCCTGGGAAATAATCATCGCCATAGTGGTCTTGCCCAGGCCCGGCGGCCCTGAAAGCAAAACGTGGTCGGGCGTCACCCCACGGTTTTTAGCGCCTTTGAGCACAAGGGAGAGCTGCTCGCGCACCTTGGGTTGGCCGATGAACTCCTCGAGCGACTTTGGACGCAAGGAGCGTTCAATATCATGCTCCTCGGAGTGTGCGGTGGCATCCACATCGCTATTGCGTTGGGTGGCGTGCGCCGCGTCGACGCCCTCAGGGAGATTGAACTCGGTGCGCTCAATATCGGACATGATTTTTCAGCCTTCCTGCTGGTTATTTCTTCTTGCCCAGCTGCGCCAGCGCTGCGCGCAAGAGAGAGGACGTATCGGCATCGGGGTTGTCCGCGTAAGCGGATTCCACTACGGGACGCGCTCCCTTATCGGTAAACCCAAGGCCAATGAGTGCCTCAGTCACGCTTTCTACCACGGCACCACCGGCCGGCGCGACGGCAGTATCAACGGAGCCTGCGGCGGCGGGCTCGCTTGGCGCAAAGGCCGCTACCTTATCTTTCAGCTCCAGCGCCAAGCGTTGGGCCATACGCTTGCCGACGCCCGGAATAGACTGCAGCGCCTTCACATCTTCCGCGCCAATTGCCGCAGCAAGCTCCCCTGCCCCCATTACCGACAGCGCCGCCAAGGCAAGTTTAGGCCCTAGGCCGGACACGGATTGCAGCACGTGGAACATCTCGCGGTCTTCATCAGCGCTAAAGCCATAGAGAGTCAAAGAATCTTCTTTGACCACTAAGTTAGTCAGAACCGTAGCCTGTTCCCCGCGGTGCAAGGTGCCCAGAGTTTTTGGGGTAGCTGAAAATTTGTACCCCACACCTGCACAGTCGATAACCCCATGGTCGAGCCCAATATGGATTACCTCTCCACGCAGTGCAGCAATCATTGGCTTCCTATCCTTCCACTCTCAGTAAAATTCCCTAGCGCTTCTTGCCCTGGCCGCGCACGCCGCTGGTCTTAGCACCAAGCCCGAGACCGGTATGGTCCATCCGCACAATGGCCGGGGCACGCCAACAGTGGCACACTGCCAACGCAAGAGCGTCGGCGGCGTCGGCAGGCTTGGGTGGTTCAGTCAACCCCAGAATACGGGTAATCATGGTGGTCATCTGCTTCTTATCTGCACGTCCGTTACCAGAGATGGCCTTTTTCACCTCGGACGGGGTGTACATGTACACCGGAATATCGCGTTCGGCGGCAGCTAGCACCAGCACGCCTACGACGTGGGCCGTTTGCATGACCGTGGACACCTGACCGCGTTCGAAGACCCGCTCGATCGCAACCACATCTGGCGAATAGTCATCCATCCACTCTTTCGCCGCCACCGAAAGGCGCAGGAGGCGCTCCGTCAAGTCCTTATCGCTAGGGGTGCGCACCACGCCGACAGAAACGGGAAGGATTGCTCGGCCACGACCAGCCTGAACCACGGAAAGTCCGCAGCGCGTCAAGCCTGGGTCAATCCCCATCACGCGCATTCCTTCTAGGTTCATCTCTCCCCCATTGTCATATCGGCACCACTGTGCACCGCCTACTGCCCCATTATGGACTACACACAGGTGTTCTACAAGCGTAGCATCCAGCCAGCACATGGAAAAGCGCCGGCAACGCTTCCTACAGGCAATACCCGTGGAACGCTACCGGCGCTAAGAGCCGTCTTTTGCGGCGAGGTGGTTAGTCCTCGTTCAGCTCGGCTAGAACCTCATCGGAGAGATCCATATTGGTGTAGACGTTTTGCACATCGTCGGAGTCTTCCAAGGCGTCGATGAGGCGGAAAATCTTCTTGGCGTCATTGGCCTCCAGCGGCACCTCAACAGACGCACGGAAGTCATTGTCGGAGTCATCAACCTGAATATCGGCGTCCTTGAGCGCGTCCTTGACTGCCTGCACGTCCGTCGGCGCGCAAACAATCTCAAACTTCTCGCCCTGGTCCTTGACCTCTTCCGCGCCTGCTTCCAGCACGGCCATCAAGACATCATCCTCCGTCAGCTCGCCCTTTTCTACCAAGACGTAGCCGGTACGGGTGAACATGTAGGCCACAGAGCCGGACTCACCCAGGTTGCCGCCGTTCTTGGACATCGCGGTACGCACGTCGGTCGCCGCACGGTTGCGGTTATCCGTAAGGCACTCAATGAGCATGGCTACACCGTTCGGGCCGTAGCCCTCGTACATGATGGTTTCCCAATCGGCGCCGCCGGCCTCTTCACCGGAACCGCGCTTGCGAGCACGCTCAATATTGTCATTGGGGACGGAGGCCTTCTTGGCCTTCTTGATCATGTCATCAAGTGTTGGGTTAGCCGCTGGGTCACCACCGCCGGTACGAGCCGCCACTTCGATGTTCTTGATCAGCTTGGCAAATTCCTTGCCACGCTTGGCATCGTTGGCAGCCTTCTTATGCTTGGTAGTTGCCCATTTCGAGTGGCCTGACATGTAGTCCCTTTCTAATCGGGTGCTGAAACTGGTGGCAATTATACGTGTGCTGCACGAATGCGTGAAAGCGACCCCCTTATAAGCGGGACGTTCTTATACGTTGTGCCAATTGCCATGGGCAGAGCCGCTGCCCAAATTTTCATCTAAGTAACGCGTAAGCCCCTCTTGGTTCACCAACGCCACCAATTCACCCTGCTCGGTAAAAATCTTGCCACGCGCAACCGCCGTAGCATTCGACGCCGAGGGTGATACCTGCTCGTATAGCAACCACTCATCCACGCGGAAGGGGCGCAGAAACCATATCGCATGGTCAAGGCTAGCCAATTGCACCTTTTCTCCCTGATGCGGAATAAGGGCCGAGCGAATCAGCGTCATATCAGACATATAGGTCAGCGCGGCACGGTGAAAGGCTGAATCCGCTGGGAGATGGCCTGTGTTGCGGAACCAGATATGCCGATAGCCTGCGCCGGTGCGCTCTGCGGCCACCGGATCGCGGCCTTCTTCTGGCACGAGGCGAATATCCCACTCCTCCCACTCTTTGAGGATGATCCTGGTGGAGTACGGGGCCCCACCGCCCATCCGAGCTACCTCATCGGGCCCTGGCACCTTCGGCGCGGCGTCCTGATGCTGCGGGCCATAGTCGCCGTCGCGGTGAAAACTAGCCATGAGAGTAAAAAGGAGCACGTCACCCTGGTAGACACGTACCTGCCGGTTGGCAAAAGATCTCCCCTCCCGAATGCGTTCGACCCGGATTTCAATTGGCCGGATCACATCGCCAGGGCCTACAAAGTAGCCATGCAGGGAGTGGATTTCTTTGCCAGACACAGTGCGCTGGGCTGCGGCCACTGCTTGCGCAGCAATCTGCCCGCCGAAGGTACGCTCAATCCGCGACTCCACAGCAGGGCCTCTAAACACATCGGCCAAATTCGTTTCCTCGACGGCCAGAATCTCGCGAATGGATGCCATCTGCACACTCCCTATGTCCTACGTCACGTCTCCCAGCGTTTGCCGTCCACACTACTCACTAAACGAGCCGTCAGTTTCCTTTTCAAATCCGTCCCCCACTTCTGGGCGCAAAAGTGGAGGAATTTTCTAGAAGAAACTATGTCCGCTACCGAAGCTGGCGCGCATTGAATAAAGTCTTTCTAGTGAAACGCATCGCTTCTGTTCCAGCAGTATGGATTGGGTGGGTCATCGCCCGCCTGGTCCTTATTTACCTACTCAAGATTAACCACAATCCCAGGGGCGATGTCGCATATTATTTTGCTGGACGCTTTGGCGATGACCCGACAAAGATGACCGAATACCCTCACGCGGGCACGTGGCCCACGGTGCTTTTGGGGTGGCTCACCGGTGAGAATATCACCGCATTCTATATCGGCTTC
This genomic stretch from Corynebacterium tuberculostearicum harbors:
- the yajC gene encoding preprotein translocase subunit YajC; the protein is MEIIILIIIGILFVVPSFMAMRKQRQRQNEMQALQNSLQPGDAIVTAGGVHGVVRSTSDKDVDLEIAPGVVVTFDKMAVIRTEQEANDLARPAAGEEKNDAADDLSDEKYPPFDGQEKK
- the ruvB gene encoding Holliday junction branch migration DNA helicase RuvB, producing the protein MSDIERTEFNLPEGVDAAHATQRNSDVDATAHSEEHDIERSLRPKSLEEFIGQPKVREQLSLVLKGAKNRGVTPDHVLLSGPPGLGKTTMAMIISQELGTSLRMTSGPALERAGDLAAMLSNLMEGDVLFIDEIHRIARPAEEMLYMAMEDFRIDVIVGKGPGATSIPLEIPPFTLVGATTRAGMLTGPLRDRFGFTAQMEYYDTADLTQVIKRAAHILDVDIDHDAAVEIGSRSRGTPRIANRLLRRVRDYAEVNGTGLIDLSAAQGALEVFDVDDMGLDRLDRAVLNALIKGHGGGPVGVSTLAIAVGEEPSTVEEVCEPYLVRAGMVARTGRGRVATAAAWRHLGLTPPEGAAGLF
- the ruvA gene encoding Holliday junction branch migration protein RuvA, whose amino-acid sequence is MIAALRGEVIHIGLDHGVIDCAGVGYKFSATPKTLGTLHRGEQATVLTNLVVKEDSLTLYGFSADEDREMFHVLQSVSGLGPKLALAALSVMGAGELAAAIGAEDVKALQSIPGVGKRMAQRLALELKDKVAAFAPSEPAAAGSVDTAVAPAGGAVVESVTEALIGLGFTDKGARPVVESAYADNPDADTSSLLRAALAQLGKKK
- the ruvC gene encoding crossover junction endodeoxyribonuclease RuvC — encoded protein: MNLEGMRVMGIDPGLTRCGLSVVQAGRGRAILPVSVGVVRTPSDKDLTERLLRLSVAAKEWMDDYSPDVVAIERVFERGQVSTVMQTAHVVGVLVLAAAERDIPVYMYTPSEVKKAISGNGRADKKQMTTMITRILGLTEPPKPADAADALALAVCHCWRAPAIVRMDHTGLGLGAKTSGVRGQGKKR
- a CDS encoding YebC/PmpR family DNA-binding transcriptional regulator codes for the protein MSGHSKWATTKHKKAANDAKRGKEFAKLIKNIEVAARTGGGDPAANPTLDDMIKKAKKASVPNDNIERARKRGSGEEAGGADWETIMYEGYGPNGVAMLIECLTDNRNRAATDVRTAMSKNGGNLGESGSVAYMFTRTGYVLVEKGELTEDDVLMAVLEAGAEEVKDQGEKFEIVCAPTDVQAVKDALKDADIQVDDSDNDFRASVEVPLEANDAKKIFRLIDALEDSDDVQNVYTNMDLSDEVLAELNED
- a CDS encoding acyl-CoA thioesterase — translated: MASIREILAVEETNLADVFRGPAVESRIERTFGGQIAAQAVAAAQRTVSGKEIHSLHGYFVGPGDVIRPIEIRVERIREGRSFANRQVRVYQGDVLLFTLMASFHRDGDYGPQHQDAAPKVPGPDEVARMGGGAPYSTRIILKEWEEWDIRLVPEEGRDPVAAERTGAGYRHIWFRNTGHLPADSAFHRAALTYMSDMTLIRSALIPHQGEKVQLASLDHAIWFLRPFRVDEWLLYEQVSPSASNATAVARGKIFTEQGELVALVNQEGLTRYLDENLGSGSAHGNWHNV